From the Salinimicrobium tongyeongense genome, one window contains:
- a CDS encoding MBOAT family O-acyltransferase — translation MLFNSLAFLVFLPAAFILYWSLQGSRRIQNMLILVSSYIFYGWWDYRFLSLLAFSTLADFFIGLALEKKKTEGVRKEFLILSLLLNLGILGFFKYYNFFLESWIEAWESLGVNFNIPSLNIILPIGISFYTFQTLSYTIDIYREKIKASKNLINFAAFVSFFPQLVAGPIERAANLLPQFSRKKTFNPEQAIQGINLILWGLFKKMVIADTCAIYADSIFNNYESYNSGTLILGAVYFSFQIYADFSGYTDIAIGVAKLFGFDLMRNFNYPYFSRNIGEFWRRWHISLSTWFRDYVYIPLGGSRGSQWYRIRNVAIVFLLSGFWHGANWTFIIWGAIHALLFIPLLITKTNRKYLQTEGDNKVFPSLRDFSKILGTFSLVTFTWIFFRSESVSAALEYINRIFVSPKFDVEYLPVERFSIELLILLAIFTGVEWFHRNYKHPFRGKFRWLKITAVIIALLTLGVYSDYQEFIYFQF, via the coding sequence TTGCTCTTTAATTCTCTTGCTTTCCTTGTTTTCCTTCCTGCAGCCTTTATTCTTTATTGGTCCCTTCAGGGATCAAGGAGAATACAGAACATGCTTATCCTTGTTTCCAGCTATATATTTTATGGATGGTGGGATTATAGATTCCTCAGTCTTCTGGCTTTTAGTACTCTTGCCGATTTTTTCATAGGCTTAGCTCTCGAAAAGAAAAAGACAGAAGGAGTTAGAAAAGAATTTCTAATCCTGAGTCTTCTCCTCAATCTCGGGATACTCGGTTTTTTTAAATATTATAATTTTTTCCTGGAAAGTTGGATAGAAGCCTGGGAAAGTTTGGGAGTAAATTTTAATATTCCCAGCCTTAATATTATCCTCCCTATAGGAATTTCCTTCTATACCTTCCAGACCTTAAGTTATACCATTGATATCTATAGAGAAAAAATAAAAGCTTCTAAAAACCTGATCAATTTTGCCGCCTTTGTCTCATTCTTTCCCCAGTTGGTGGCAGGGCCTATAGAAAGGGCAGCAAATCTTTTACCCCAGTTTAGCAGGAAGAAAACTTTTAATCCGGAGCAGGCAATTCAGGGGATAAACCTCATTTTATGGGGGCTTTTCAAAAAAATGGTGATTGCAGATACTTGTGCTATTTACGCAGATTCTATTTTTAACAATTATGAAAGCTATAATTCGGGGACACTGATTTTAGGAGCTGTTTATTTCTCCTTCCAAATCTACGCAGATTTTTCGGGTTATACAGATATAGCCATAGGTGTTGCAAAGCTGTTCGGGTTTGACCTAATGAGAAATTTCAACTATCCATATTTTTCAAGGAATATTGGAGAATTCTGGAGGAGATGGCACATCTCACTTTCTACCTGGTTTAGGGACTATGTTTATATCCCTCTGGGTGGATCACGGGGAAGCCAATGGTACCGAATTAGGAATGTAGCAATTGTTTTCCTTTTAAGCGGTTTTTGGCACGGGGCAAACTGGACCTTCATTATTTGGGGTGCAATCCATGCCCTTCTTTTTATACCTCTTTTAATTACAAAAACAAACAGGAAGTATTTGCAAACGGAAGGCGATAATAAGGTTTTTCCTTCTTTGAGAGATTTTTCAAAAATACTGGGAACTTTTTCTCTCGTAACTTTTACCTGGATATTCTTTAGATCTGAAAGTGTTTCTGCTGCACTTGAGTACATCAACAGGATTTTTGTTTCACCAAAGTTTGATGTTGAATATCTTCCCGTAGAAAGGTTCAGTATTGAATTACTAATCCTTCTGGCTATTTTTACAGGCGTGGAATGGTTTCACCGAAACTATAAACATCCTTTTAGAGGAAAATTTAGATGGCTGAAGATAACTGCTGTTATAATCGCGTTACTTACATTAGGAGTGTATTCTGACTATCAGGAATTTATTTATTTTCAGTTCTAA
- a CDS encoding glycosyltransferase family 4 protein — protein sequence MHIAFLTPEYPHPRTGPAAGLGTSIKNMATALADKGVKISVFIFDQQEDDIFTENGIRFHFIKHRSFKILGWYLHRKFLQNYLNKRIAVDKIDAIEAPDWTGITAFMKLRCPLVIRMNGSDAYFCKLENRKQKQKNFWFEKLALQGADRILSVSNFTAEETRKIFQLKKKIKTIPNSIDVKRFLPQQEKEEKEVILYFGSLIRKKGVLELPDIFNRIVEQMPAAKFRLAGKDVRDIKTGWSTRELMEEQFSPVAAKKVEWLGNLPYDNILEEIAKAQVVVLPSFAEALPMTWIEAMAMEKALVTSDIGWAKEVMIDGETGYTVDPNDHNLYADKVLEILNNPGLAKQVGKAARERVLEKFSTEAVVEENIAFYEGVVRKT from the coding sequence ATGCATATAGCTTTTTTAACTCCCGAATACCCTCATCCCCGGACCGGTCCTGCCGCAGGACTCGGTACAAGCATAAAAAATATGGCGACTGCCCTTGCAGACAAAGGAGTGAAAATTTCTGTTTTCATATTTGACCAGCAGGAGGATGATATCTTTACCGAAAATGGAATAAGATTTCATTTCATAAAACATAGAAGCTTCAAAATACTTGGCTGGTACCTGCACCGGAAATTCCTTCAGAATTACCTCAACAAACGTATTGCGGTAGACAAAATAGACGCCATAGAAGCACCGGACTGGACTGGAATTACCGCTTTTATGAAACTGCGTTGCCCTTTGGTAATAAGAATGAACGGCAGTGATGCGTATTTCTGTAAACTGGAAAACAGAAAACAGAAACAAAAGAATTTCTGGTTTGAGAAACTGGCCCTGCAGGGAGCAGACCGTATATTATCTGTAAGCAACTTTACAGCAGAAGAAACCCGGAAGATCTTTCAACTTAAAAAGAAAATTAAAACAATTCCCAATTCCATAGATGTAAAACGTTTTCTACCGCAGCAGGAAAAAGAAGAAAAAGAGGTGATTCTTTACTTCGGAAGCCTTATTAGAAAAAAAGGGGTGCTGGAACTGCCCGATATCTTTAACAGGATCGTGGAGCAAATGCCTGCAGCAAAGTTTCGACTGGCAGGGAAGGATGTGCGGGACATCAAAACCGGGTGGTCGACCAGGGAATTAATGGAGGAACAATTTAGTCCGGTAGCGGCAAAAAAGGTAGAATGGCTGGGAAATTTACCCTACGACAATATTCTGGAGGAGATCGCTAAAGCCCAGGTAGTGGTTCTTCCCTCCTTCGCAGAAGCCCTGCCCATGACCTGGATTGAAGCCATGGCCATGGAAAAAGCTTTGGTAACTTCAGATATTGGTTGGGCAAAAGAGGTGATGATCGACGGGGAAACGGGTTATACTGTAGATCCAAATGATCATAACTTATATGCTGATAAAGTTCTTGAAATTTTAAATAATCCGGGACTTGCGAAGCAGGTAGGCAAAGCTGCCAGGGAAAGGGTTTTAGAGAAGTTTTCTACAGAAGCGGTGGTGGAGGAGAATATTGCTTTTTATGAGGGAGTGGTAAGGAAAACCTAA
- a CDS encoding IS256 family transposase, with protein sequence MTTEEQQNLEKKALEQFMSGKSLFGKDGAFAPMLKSFIEKALEAEMDSHLNEEERSAGNKRNGKGKKKVKSGFGSFEIDTPQDRHSSFEPDLVKKRQTILADNLSEKIIGLYGLGMSYRDISSHIKQMYDTDISHTVLSQITDRIIPDVKAWQSWSLDPLYCIVWLDAMHYKVKVDGKIEHKALYNILGINKEGYKEVLGMYISESEGANFWLQVLTDLQNRGLEDILIACTDNLKGFTNAILSVFPKTQVQLCIVHQIRNSLKYIASKDQKEFMRDLKKVYRAVNKEVAEDELLNLEEKWGQKYPIVIESWQRNWNELSQYFQYTEPIRKIIYTTNAVEGFHRQVRKVTKTKGAFTNDMSLLKLVYLATRNIEKKWTAPLHNWSLTIQQLYIKFGKRIPLAINSRYPEVDPKDIDRSDRV encoded by the coding sequence ATGACAACAGAAGAACAACAAAATTTAGAGAAGAAAGCCCTGGAGCAGTTTATGTCGGGCAAGAGTCTCTTCGGAAAAGATGGTGCCTTTGCACCTATGCTTAAGAGTTTTATCGAAAAAGCTCTTGAAGCAGAGATGGATTCTCATCTTAATGAGGAAGAACGTTCCGCAGGCAATAAACGCAATGGCAAGGGGAAAAAGAAAGTAAAGAGCGGTTTTGGGTCCTTCGAAATTGATACCCCGCAAGATCGCCATAGCAGCTTTGAACCTGACCTGGTTAAGAAACGCCAGACAATCTTAGCAGACAATCTCTCGGAGAAGATCATAGGTCTCTACGGCCTTGGAATGAGCTACCGTGACATATCTTCCCATATAAAGCAGATGTATGACACAGACATTTCTCATACGGTCCTGAGTCAGATTACTGATAGGATTATTCCAGATGTAAAAGCCTGGCAAAGCTGGTCTTTAGATCCACTGTACTGCATTGTATGGCTTGATGCGATGCATTACAAAGTGAAAGTAGATGGGAAGATAGAACACAAAGCCCTCTACAATATTCTTGGCATCAACAAGGAGGGATACAAGGAAGTGCTGGGTATGTATATTTCTGAGAGCGAAGGTGCTAACTTTTGGCTCCAGGTATTGACAGATCTACAAAATCGTGGCCTGGAAGATATATTAATTGCCTGTACCGATAATCTTAAAGGATTCACCAATGCTATCCTTAGCGTTTTTCCTAAGACACAGGTACAGCTTTGTATTGTCCATCAAATAAGAAACTCTCTTAAATACATTGCTTCAAAGGATCAGAAAGAATTTATGCGAGATCTTAAGAAGGTGTATCGGGCAGTAAATAAAGAAGTAGCTGAAGATGAACTGCTCAATTTAGAAGAGAAGTGGGGTCAGAAATATCCAATAGTAATCGAAAGCTGGCAACGCAATTGGAATGAACTCTCGCAGTATTTTCAGTACACGGAGCCAATCAGAAAGATCATCTACACCACCAATGCCGTTGAAGGATTCCACCGCCAGGTTCGTAAGGTTACAAAGACTAAAGGAGCTTTTACCAATGATATGTCCCTTTTAAAGCTGGTCTACCTGGCTACAAGGAACATCGAAAAAAAATGGACAGCTCCTTTACATAATTGGAGTCTTACAATTCAGCAACTTTATATTAAATTTGGTAAAAGAATACCACTGGCTATAAACTCCAGATATCCAGAAGTTGATCCCAAAGATATTGATAGATCGGACAGAGTTTAA
- a CDS encoding class I SAM-dependent methyltransferase yields MSTENQDKNKQHYDRLYNDGQVSNILHWIHNLDTFLNSVTTTEISWFAIYKDNFKDRLAGKKVLEMGCGDCTNAAVMAALGAEVYANDIADSSGRIIDLLNENYKFNYAIKFIPGDFIENALEGNQFDFVIGKAFLHHLEIPLEEKFLAETARLLKSDGEARFFEPAVNLQLLDEIRWHIPVGKRPSKFQKERFREWKSNDPHPDRTFNSKHFETVGKRFFKEVEIHPVGTLERFSRLYKWGEKKNRFKQWALKAEQNLPYSLNRSLTRSQLIIYRKPQL; encoded by the coding sequence ATGAGTACAGAAAATCAGGACAAAAACAAGCAGCACTATGATCGCCTGTATAATGATGGGCAGGTGAGCAATATTCTGCACTGGATCCACAACCTGGATACCTTCCTCAATTCTGTGACTACTACCGAAATCAGTTGGTTTGCTATTTATAAAGATAATTTCAAGGATAGACTAGCGGGAAAGAAAGTGCTGGAAATGGGCTGTGGAGATTGTACGAATGCAGCAGTGATGGCAGCTCTTGGTGCTGAGGTCTATGCGAATGATATTGCCGATTCCAGCGGAAGAATAATAGACCTGCTAAATGAAAACTACAAATTCAACTATGCAATAAAGTTTATTCCTGGTGATTTTATTGAGAACGCGCTGGAGGGAAATCAGTTTGATTTTGTAATTGGCAAGGCTTTCCTTCATCACCTGGAAATTCCGCTGGAAGAGAAATTTCTCGCAGAAACTGCCAGGCTCTTAAAGTCAGATGGAGAGGCCCGTTTTTTCGAGCCAGCCGTAAATTTACAATTGCTTGATGAAATCCGTTGGCATATACCGGTAGGAAAGCGACCGTCCAAATTTCAGAAAGAGAGATTCAGGGAATGGAAAAGCAATGACCCGCATCCCGATCGTACCTTCAACAGTAAACATTTCGAAACAGTAGGTAAAAGATTTTTTAAGGAGGTGGAAATCCATCCCGTAGGTACACTGGAGCGCTTTAGTAGGTTGTACAAATGGGGAGAAAAGAAAAACAGGTTTAAACAATGGGCATTGAAAGCAGAGCAGAATTTACCTTACAGTTTGAACAGGAGTCTTACAAGGAGCCAATTGATAATTTACAGGAAGCCTCAGCTGTAG
- a CDS encoding polysaccharide pyruvyl transferase family protein, whose translation MRKPLNFKDHKKIPLFYWSERRFIFREKENYGDLLSKYLVEKISGKETRFVHPKKQAWYKTKKANLLAIGSIIHHASRDSVVWGSGIIDHEQDLEKADFRAIRGPRTREYLLKLGYECPEVYGDPAILLPDHYNPQVEKNSKLGIVPHYHDYQTALKIFGGMEEVKVIDLLTMDVEATTQEILECERILSTSLHGLIVAHAYGIPAVWVKMSNKIFGNDIKYTDYLESVGLETYEAEFIENRISEEKISEMFEKYPTLVSEEKLNELKTGLLEVIPF comes from the coding sequence TTGAGAAAGCCCCTGAACTTCAAAGATCACAAAAAAATTCCTCTCTTCTACTGGAGTGAAAGGCGATTTATCTTTAGGGAGAAGGAGAACTACGGAGATTTGCTTTCAAAATACCTGGTAGAGAAGATCAGCGGAAAAGAGACACGGTTTGTTCATCCTAAAAAGCAGGCATGGTACAAAACTAAAAAAGCTAACCTTTTGGCAATAGGGAGTATCATACATCACGCATCCAGAGACAGTGTAGTTTGGGGCAGCGGAATTATTGATCATGAACAGGATCTTGAAAAAGCTGATTTTCGAGCCATTCGTGGTCCCAGAACCAGGGAGTATCTTTTAAAATTGGGCTATGAATGCCCTGAAGTATATGGAGACCCGGCCATCCTGCTACCAGATCATTATAATCCGCAGGTGGAAAAGAATTCTAAATTAGGTATAGTACCACATTATCATGATTATCAAACGGCGTTGAAGATCTTTGGAGGCATGGAGGAAGTAAAGGTGATAGATCTGCTCACGATGGATGTGGAGGCAACTACCCAAGAGATCCTGGAGTGTGAACGCATTCTTTCCACTTCCTTACACGGCTTAATTGTTGCTCATGCCTACGGAATTCCGGCAGTTTGGGTGAAAATGTCCAACAAGATCTTCGGAAATGACATCAAATATACCGATTACCTGGAATCAGTTGGTCTGGAAACCTATGAAGCGGAATTTATAGAAAACAGAATTTCAGAAGAAAAGATTTCAGAGATGTTTGAGAAATATCCTACCCTGGTTTCCGAGGAAAAACTTAACGAGCTAAAAACCGGATTACTGGAAGTGATACCATTTTAA
- a CDS encoding N-acetylneuraminate synthase family protein: MFLIAEVGQAHEGSLGIAHSYIDALAKTGVNAVKFQIHIAEAESSLYEPFRIKFSTQDKTRFDYWKRMEFSLEQWQELKAHCEEVGLEFMASPFSNAAVDLLEELNVKRYKIGSGEVNNFLLLQKIATTNKPLILSSGMSSFAELDETVAFLKKLDVDFSILQCTTSYPTRPENYGLNVIQQLKERYGVKVGYSDHSAKIETCIAATALGAEILEFHAVFNRKMFGPDASSSLEIEEIGQLVSAVKNISLAQQHPVDKSDNTTFKDLKNIFEKSLAVNKDLPAGHILTFQDLEAKKPKGYGIEALKFRKVIGRKVTRDIRQWEFLREGDLS; this comes from the coding sequence ATGTTTTTAATAGCGGAGGTCGGGCAAGCCCATGAGGGCAGTCTGGGGATTGCCCATTCCTATATCGATGCCCTGGCAAAAACCGGGGTCAATGCCGTTAAGTTCCAGATACATATTGCCGAAGCCGAGAGCAGCCTGTATGAACCTTTCAGAATAAAGTTCTCTACCCAGGATAAGACCAGGTTTGATTACTGGAAACGTATGGAATTTTCCCTCGAACAATGGCAGGAACTTAAAGCCCATTGCGAGGAGGTGGGTTTAGAGTTCATGGCATCGCCTTTCAGCAATGCAGCAGTGGACCTTCTTGAGGAGCTGAATGTGAAACGCTATAAAATTGGATCGGGTGAAGTAAATAATTTTCTGCTGCTGCAAAAGATCGCTACCACAAACAAGCCACTTATCCTTTCTTCCGGAATGAGTTCTTTTGCGGAACTGGATGAGACTGTTGCTTTTTTAAAAAAACTTGATGTTGATTTTTCAATCCTCCAATGTACTACCTCCTACCCTACCCGTCCTGAAAATTACGGACTCAATGTGATTCAGCAGTTAAAGGAGAGATATGGGGTCAAAGTAGGATATTCAGATCATTCTGCTAAAATAGAAACCTGCATCGCCGCCACCGCATTGGGAGCTGAGATCCTCGAATTCCATGCTGTGTTCAACCGGAAAATGTTTGGTCCCGATGCAAGTTCTTCATTGGAAATAGAGGAAATTGGACAGTTAGTTTCCGCAGTTAAAAATATTTCTCTGGCACAACAACACCCGGTGGATAAATCAGACAATACAACTTTTAAGGATCTAAAAAACATCTTCGAAAAATCCCTTGCCGTGAACAAAGATCTCCCCGCCGGTCATATCCTCACTTTTCAGGATCTGGAAGCTAAAAAACCTAAGGGTTATGGGATTGAAGCCTTGAAATTCAGGAAGGTGATAGGGAGGAAAGTAACCAGGGATATTAGACAGTGGGAGTTTTTGAGGGAGGGAGATTTAAGTTAG
- a CDS encoding IS91 family transposase, with translation MPYFHVVFTLPCELNRLCQYEPKQMYDLLFKTAWQVIKGFASNPKFLGANPGMIAILHTWGQNLSLHPHLHCIIPGGGITKSGKWKPARNNGKYLFPVKAMSKVFRARFVAALRKELEPNPQTSMKTCSSTNG, from the coding sequence GTGCCTTACTTCCATGTCGTTTTTACCCTTCCCTGCGAGCTTAACCGCTTATGCCAGTATGAGCCAAAACAGATGTACGACCTGCTGTTCAAAACAGCCTGGCAGGTAATCAAGGGTTTTGCATCAAACCCGAAGTTCCTTGGAGCCAATCCCGGGATGATCGCAATCCTGCACACTTGGGGACAAAACCTGTCTCTTCATCCCCATCTGCATTGTATCATACCGGGTGGAGGAATCACAAAGTCAGGTAAATGGAAACCGGCCAGGAACAATGGCAAATATCTGTTTCCGGTGAAAGCTATGAGCAAGGTCTTCAGGGCTCGTTTTGTGGCTGCCCTTCGGAAGGAACTGGAACCCAATCCACAAACTTCTATGAAAACCTGTTCAAGCACTAATGGGTAG
- a CDS encoding transposase zinc-binding domain-containing protein — MVMSSATYEVDQVLERNQETLADHCANSWQLRTLHAVRKCRTAALGGHIDRCLNPSCRRLHLSYNSCRNRHCQKCQKGTMDQGKGRRTF, encoded by the coding sequence ATGGTGATGTCATCCGCTACTTACGAAGTAGACCAGGTGTTAGAGCGTAACCAGGAGACCTTAGCTGATCATTGTGCCAACAGCTGGCAACTCAGAACTTTGCATGCGGTTCGAAAGTGCCGTACTGCTGCTTTGGGTGGTCACATCGACCGCTGCCTTAATCCTTCCTGCAGGCGTTTACACCTTAGCTACAACAGTTGCCGCAACCGGCATTGTCAAAAGTGCCAGAAAGGAACAATGGATCAGGGCAAGGGAAGAAGAACTTTTTAA
- a CDS encoding tyrosine-type recombinase/integrase: MAAENPSTWCFNGYDRENNPTALSTRGVQWIVLEARKHSGIQKEITSHSLRHSYAIHLLEMGLDIMSLKDLLGHADIQTTLTYLHVAQLGRRKPFSPLDRLYNKW; the protein is encoded by the coding sequence ATCGCAGCAGAGAATCCTTCGACCTGGTGCTTCAATGGCTATGACAGGGAAAATAATCCCACTGCCTTGTCCACGAGAGGAGTTCAATGGATCGTACTGGAGGCACGCAAACACAGCGGTATCCAAAAAGAGATTACCTCTCACAGCCTTCGTCATAGCTATGCAATCCACCTATTGGAAATGGGACTGGATATTATGAGCCTAAAGGATCTTTTAGGTCATGCAGATATCCAAACCACCTTAACCTATCTTCACGTGGCACAATTGGGTAGGAGAAAGCCGTTCAGTCCGCTGGATAGGCTGTACAACAAATGGTGA
- a CDS encoding pyridoxal phosphate-dependent decarboxylase family protein, translating into MHKIDIDLVEMTLDVMKYTVDRISNVTPELGSPQKEEELFAKIGETVTPEGIGGEVAFKMFRDILVKATVPIDHPRHLAFVPAAPTRAAIMFDLVTSASSIHGAYWMEGAGGIFCENQAMKWLVSLTGLPKGSFGVFTSGGTAANLSGLVTAREAWRKKDAANIGVRALLLTSNGAHSSIQAMAKVMDADVVMIDCPDENLQGHALQSAIDELEEKDRKRLFAVAATGGTTNAGIIDELDSIADVCEKEGIWFHVDAAYGGGALAAPSVRHLFNGIERADSITIDPHKWLFSPYDCGAIIYKDMSLAAEAHSQKGAYLEIFKDGGADGFNPSDYQIQLTRRVRGMPLWFSLAMHGTDKYTTAIEKGIELAKIAAEKIEQDDNLELVRPASLSVVLFRRKGWTPDEYRDWTYRNHKSGMALVTPTKWKGETISRFCFINPETTEADIDAILETMK; encoded by the coding sequence ATGCATAAGATAGACATTGACCTGGTTGAAATGACCCTCGATGTTATGAAATATACTGTAGACCGTATTTCAAACGTGACGCCCGAGCTGGGTTCTCCCCAAAAAGAAGAGGAATTGTTTGCTAAGATTGGGGAAACTGTTACGCCAGAAGGTATTGGAGGAGAAGTTGCATTTAAGATGTTTCGCGACATACTGGTGAAGGCCACGGTGCCTATAGACCACCCGCGGCATTTAGCCTTTGTGCCGGCTGCGCCTACCCGTGCGGCTATCATGTTTGACCTTGTGACCTCGGCTTCCAGTATCCACGGGGCTTACTGGATGGAAGGTGCCGGCGGGATCTTTTGTGAAAATCAGGCGATGAAATGGCTGGTATCCCTAACCGGACTTCCAAAAGGCTCTTTTGGGGTATTTACCAGTGGAGGAACGGCTGCCAACCTTTCGGGGCTCGTTACTGCCCGCGAAGCCTGGAGAAAGAAAGATGCAGCCAATATTGGCGTGAGGGCTTTACTGCTCACTTCAAACGGGGCACATTCTTCTATTCAGGCCATGGCAAAAGTCATGGATGCCGACGTGGTGATGATCGATTGTCCAGATGAAAATCTACAGGGGCATGCCCTCCAATCGGCTATTGATGAGCTGGAAGAGAAGGACCGGAAAAGGCTTTTTGCAGTGGCAGCTACCGGCGGGACTACCAATGCCGGAATTATAGATGAGCTGGATTCTATTGCCGATGTTTGTGAGAAAGAAGGGATCTGGTTCCATGTTGATGCTGCTTATGGCGGCGGGGCACTTGCCGCACCTTCTGTACGCCACCTCTTTAACGGAATTGAAAGGGCCGACAGTATTACGATCGATCCTCATAAATGGCTTTTTTCACCCTATGATTGTGGGGCGATCATCTATAAAGACATGAGCCTTGCCGCTGAAGCCCATTCCCAGAAAGGGGCTTACCTGGAGATCTTTAAAGATGGAGGTGCAGACGGGTTTAACCCTTCAGATTATCAGATTCAGCTTACCAGGAGAGTGCGTGGTATGCCTTTGTGGTTTTCCCTTGCCATGCACGGAACAGATAAATATACCACTGCCATTGAAAAAGGGATCGAGCTGGCCAAAATCGCTGCGGAAAAGATTGAACAGGATGATAACCTTGAACTGGTAAGGCCGGCAAGTTTATCGGTAGTTTTGTTCCGAAGAAAAGGCTGGACTCCAGATGAATATCGTGACTGGACCTATAGAAATCACAAGTCAGGTATGGCCTTAGTGACACCTACAAAGTGGAAGGGAGAAACTATTTCGCGTTTTTGTTTCATCAATCCCGAAACCACCGAAGCCGATATTGATGCTATTCTGGAAACGATGAAATAA
- the bshC gene encoding bacillithiol biosynthesis cysteine-adding enzyme BshC, whose translation MQKNSLSYRETNYFTSLVTDYLDQKENVKQFYGLFPDLNNFGKQILLKKENFSSHGGSQKRAVLAKTLKRQYQKINASEASLANIELLEKDSTFTVTTGHQLNLFTGPLYFLYKIVTAINLAADLKKEYPEYNFVPVYWMATEDHDFEEISFFHLHGKKFQWNPPKSKKTGGPVGEMPTDRLEDVFELFSAEIGSSKNAQQLKEWFKKAYLEHDNLADATRYLANELFKEQGLVIIDAHEPELKRLYISPVKNELFEQVSFKTVQQQSEVLEKEGYKVQVNPRELNLFYMQEGMRERIIEKNGKYFVHDHEISWTREELEQFIEEHPEKFSPNVLLRPLYQEVILPNLCYIGGGGELAYWFQLKQLFEQAEVVFPILLLRNSALLQTEKQDQKRQKLNISLPELFLKPHELINRKVRRISNIDIDFSPQKEHLVKQFQEMYTLAEQTDRSFLNAVKAQEVKQLKGLDHLEKRLLKAQKRKLEDEVSRIASLQNELFPGKGLQERHHNFSEFYLEYGDALIPALLETLKPLELKFDIISL comes from the coding sequence ATGCAGAAAAATTCTCTTTCGTATCGGGAAACTAACTACTTTACATCACTGGTGACCGATTATCTGGATCAAAAAGAGAATGTTAAGCAGTTTTACGGGCTTTTCCCCGATCTCAATAACTTCGGAAAACAAATCCTTTTAAAGAAAGAGAACTTCAGCAGCCACGGCGGAAGCCAAAAACGTGCCGTGCTTGCCAAAACCCTGAAGCGTCAATATCAAAAGATCAATGCTTCCGAAGCAAGCCTTGCAAATATTGAGCTTCTGGAAAAAGACAGCACTTTTACCGTGACCACCGGGCACCAGCTCAACCTGTTTACGGGGCCGCTTTACTTTCTTTACAAGATAGTTACCGCCATCAATCTTGCGGCCGATCTTAAAAAGGAGTATCCCGAATACAATTTTGTGCCCGTTTACTGGATGGCGACCGAAGATCATGACTTTGAGGAGATCAGTTTTTTTCATCTCCACGGAAAGAAGTTCCAGTGGAATCCGCCAAAATCAAAAAAGACCGGCGGACCTGTGGGAGAAATGCCTACCGATAGACTTGAAGATGTCTTTGAACTATTTTCAGCTGAAATTGGGAGTAGTAAAAATGCACAGCAGCTCAAAGAGTGGTTCAAAAAGGCATATTTGGAGCACGATAACCTTGCCGATGCCACGCGTTACCTGGCCAACGAGCTTTTTAAAGAGCAGGGGCTGGTGATTATTGATGCGCATGAGCCCGAATTGAAGAGGTTGTACATTTCACCTGTCAAAAATGAGCTTTTTGAGCAGGTTTCTTTTAAAACTGTTCAGCAACAATCGGAAGTTTTAGAAAAAGAAGGATATAAAGTACAGGTGAATCCGCGGGAGCTCAACCTGTTTTACATGCAGGAAGGTATGCGGGAGCGCATCATTGAAAAGAACGGCAAATACTTTGTCCATGACCACGAAATTTCCTGGACCCGTGAAGAATTAGAGCAGTTTATTGAAGAACATCCGGAGAAATTCAGTCCCAATGTGCTGCTTCGGCCTTTATATCAGGAGGTAATTTTGCCAAACCTGTGTTACATTGGCGGTGGCGGGGAACTGGCGTACTGGTTTCAGCTAAAACAGCTTTTCGAGCAGGCAGAGGTTGTTTTTCCAATACTTCTGCTTCGAAATTCGGCTTTGCTCCAAACAGAAAAGCAGGATCAAAAAAGGCAAAAACTGAACATCTCTTTACCCGAACTTTTCCTGAAACCGCACGAATTGATCAACAGGAAGGTAAGAAGGATTTCCAATATTGACATTGACTTTTCCCCTCAAAAAGAGCATTTGGTAAAGCAATTTCAGGAAATGTACACCCTGGCCGAACAAACTGACAGATCTTTTCTGAATGCTGTAAAAGCGCAGGAGGTGAAGCAGCTTAAAGGCCTTGACCACCTTGAAAAACGGCTGCTAAAAGCCCAGAAAAGAAAGCTTGAAGATGAGGTTTCAAGAATTGCCAGCCTGCAAAATGAATTGTTTCCCGGCAAAGGACTTCAGGAAAGGCATCACAATTTCTCGGAGTTTTACCTGGAATATGGAGATGCACTTATCCCTGCCTTGCTGGAGACCCTAAAACCACTTGAATTAAAATTTGATATTATTTCGCTATGA